DNA from Verrucomicrobiia bacterium:
CCACTATACTCATCACAAAATGCTTGAGGCAAAATCCCTTTAGCCTGCGCTGATTGCTGCACCTTCTGCCCATGCTCATCTACACCAGTTAGAAAAAAAACTTCTTTCCCAAGATTTCGTTGATAACGCGCAATCGTATCAGTCAAAACTTTCTCATAAGCATGCCCCAAATGGGGTTTGCCATTCACGTAATCAATTGCCGTTGTCAGAAAAAAAGAACTCATCCTTTATTTACATAGACAAAAAAAACAGCCCAGGCAACTGGGCTGTTTGAATTTTATCATGAATCAAATGATTACATGGCTGCTAAAATAGCTATGATTTTAGTTGAGACAGTAACATCCACATTCATAGGACCAGCCGCACTTGCGCCTTGGCTCACTTGAATGGCAAAGATATCGCCAACATTTGCCTTCTGCATTACATTTAACCTAGAATAGGTTACACCACCACTGGGATCAGCAATATCTGAAGCGACAACTTGAGGACCGGCCGCGGTTATTTTTACCAAATCGACTCTTAAAGAATCGTCTGGCGCACCGCTTAATCCTGTCGTATCCCATTTCGCTGTAACATTAAACTCATACACCCCTGCGTCTGTAATTGTTAAGTGGTCAGGACTCGCTGCACTAAAAAGACCTTTCGTATCGACTTCAGCAGTAGGATTGAATGAAACTATTGAAGAAGGGCCTAACAATACCCCGAAACTCGTTCGACTAATCTGTGCCGCTGCTGCGATAGGTAAATCATCGGGTGAAATAGCTCCTGGTTTAATCTCAGGGGAAAATTCAACATGCAAAGTTGGGGGATTTCCAGAACTACTTTCCTTACTATTAAACGCTATCTCATCTGAATCTGAATCAGGCGTAATCACAAAACCATTATTTGGCGATTCGCCTGTGAGCCATTTTTTAACAAGAGGCGTTACATCCACATCCACGAAATTGCCTTTAGTAAAAGTATTCGTAAGTTGAATAAAAATACGATTTGCCCCACTAGCTATAGGCAATGCTGAGCTAGTCTCATCCCAGTAGCCCGCTGGATCATCTACTTGCCCTTTGATTTTCTTACCCGACAAACCATATAACCTTAAACTTACTTTAAAATCATAGTTGGTCAGAGGAGGAAATAAAGCCGGTATAGGAAGTGCAGAGAGATCGAATTTTAAATAAACTCGAGAAGCGCTACTACCGCCAAATGTTAATTGCTGGGCTACGGCTGCCCTTGAAGGAGAGTTGGCACCGCTGTAAGTGTCATCGGTGATACGAAGTTCAACCGCTTTGAGGGAGATCGTTGAAACTGCTAACAGCCCCAAGATCATGAGAGATTGAACAAATTTTGACCAATTGCTATTCAAAAAAACATAACGATTTTTTTGAATAGTGTTGCAATGAAACGACGTTTTCATACGGGAGATACCTTTCTTATTTAGTTTTTTTAATAGTAATCAATTTCTTTTTTCATAGGTTATTTTGAGGTTTTTTAATGTTAATGAAGTGAGTTTATCTCTTATAATCTATCACCAATTTCACTGTTGGTCAAAAAAGGCTAAAAATTCTCGATCCAAGATTTATAAAGCAAAAATCAGACCCTTTATTTTCATAAAAGATCTGATTTTTTAAATAACTGCTTTGTGGAAATTTAAAGCGGGCTTACCCAATGCATAGCAAGAGAAGCACCAGTTACAGCAAGACTCACGCCAGAGTTCTGGAAAACTTGTAATGTTACCACATCCCCAGCATCTAATTTTAATAAACCAAAACAATTTTGAGCCGTTGAAGAACCACTA
Protein-coding regions in this window:
- a CDS encoding DNRLRE domain-containing protein, which translates into the protein MKTSFHCNTIQKNRYVFLNSNWSKFVQSLMILGLLAVSTISLKAVELRITDDTYSGANSPSRAAVAQQLTFGGSSASRVYLKFDLSALPIPALFPPLTNYDFKVSLRLYGLSGKKIKGQVDDPAGYWDETSSALPIASGANRIFIQLTNTFTKGNFVDVDVTPLVKKWLTGESPNNGFVITPDSDSDEIAFNSKESSSGNPPTLHVEFSPEIKPGAISPDDLPIAAAAQISRTSFGVLLGPSSIVSFNPTAEVDTKGLFSAASPDHLTITDAGVYEFNVTAKWDTTGLSGAPDDSLRVDLVKITAAGPQVVASDIADPSGGVTYSRLNVMQKANVGDIFAIQVSQGASAAGPMNVDVTVSTKIIAILAAM